One Pseudomonas brassicacearum genomic region harbors:
- a CDS encoding PQQ-dependent sugar dehydrogenase yields MLKPPHLLIVALAAGLVACGESSTLQVSDGTGPAPKLPEPNKTLVPTVNIAEAIGWPDGAKPTAAQGLQVGAFAEGLDHPRWLYVLPNGDVLVAETNAPPKPDDSKGIRGWVMKKVMGRAGAGVPSPNRITLLRDANHDGIAETRTVFLENLNSPFGMTLVGNDLYVADTDRLIRFPYKDGDTQIKAQPTKVVDLPGGTLNHHWTKNVIASQDGSKLYVTTGSNSNVAENGMEAEEGRAAIWEVDRASGNHRIFASGLRNPNGLAWEPSSGALWTAVNERDEIGSDLVPDYITSVKDGAFYGWPYSYYGQHVDVRVEPQNPALVAKAIAPDYAVGPHTASLGLTFAEGSRLPAPFTEGAFVGQHGSWNRKPHSGYKVIFVPFTGGKPVGQPVDVLTGFLNTDEKALGRPVGVVIDKQGGLLVADDVGNKIWRVSAK; encoded by the coding sequence ATGCTCAAGCCACCGCACCTTCTGATCGTTGCCCTTGCCGCCGGGCTTGTCGCTTGTGGCGAGTCTTCCACGCTGCAAGTGTCCGACGGCACCGGTCCTGCACCGAAACTGCCCGAACCAAACAAGACCCTGGTCCCTACCGTCAACATCGCCGAAGCAATCGGCTGGCCGGACGGCGCCAAGCCTACCGCGGCCCAGGGCCTGCAAGTGGGCGCCTTCGCCGAAGGGCTGGACCATCCGCGCTGGCTCTATGTGTTGCCCAATGGCGATGTGCTGGTGGCCGAAACCAACGCCCCGCCCAAACCAGACGATAGCAAGGGCATTCGTGGCTGGGTGATGAAAAAGGTCATGGGCCGCGCCGGTGCCGGCGTGCCCAGCCCTAATCGCATCACGCTTTTGCGCGACGCCAATCACGACGGCATCGCCGAAACCCGTACGGTGTTCCTGGAAAATCTCAATTCACCGTTCGGCATGACTTTGGTGGGCAATGACCTGTATGTGGCCGACACCGACCGACTGATCCGCTTCCCCTACAAGGACGGTGACACGCAGATCAAGGCGCAACCGACCAAGGTCGTCGACTTGCCGGGCGGCACACTCAACCATCACTGGACCAAAAACGTGATCGCCAGCCAGGATGGCAGCAAGCTGTATGTCACCACCGGCTCGAACAGCAACGTCGCGGAAAACGGCATGGAGGCCGAAGAAGGCCGCGCCGCCATCTGGGAAGTGGACCGTGCCAGCGGCAATCACCGTATTTTTGCCTCGGGTCTGCGCAACCCCAACGGGCTGGCCTGGGAACCCAGCAGCGGCGCCCTGTGGACAGCAGTGAACGAGCGGGATGAGATCGGCAGCGATCTGGTGCCGGACTACATCACTTCGGTCAAGGACGGCGCGTTCTATGGCTGGCCCTACAGCTACTACGGGCAGCACGTCGATGTCCGGGTCGAACCGCAGAACCCGGCCCTGGTGGCCAAGGCCATCGCCCCGGACTACGCCGTCGGCCCTCACACCGCCTCGCTGGGCCTGACCTTCGCCGAAGGCAGTCGCTTGCCCGCGCCGTTTACCGAAGGAGCTTTCGTCGGGCAGCACGGTTCCTGGAACCGCAAGCCCCACAGCGGTTATAAGGTGATTTTTGTACCGTTCACTGGCGGCAAGCCAGTGGGACAACCCGTGGATGTACTCACCGGTTTCCTGAACACCGACGAAAAAGCCCTGGGCCGGCCGGTGGGCGTGGTGATCGATAAACAGGGGGGGTTGTTGGTGGCCGATGATGTGGGGAACAAGATTTGGCGGGTGTCGGCTAAATAA
- a CDS encoding C40 family peptidase — translation MSTSARLALMFLAALLSACASRTPPPAPVRAPVVFAPSQAFSPAAEDVLFRALGLVGTPYRWGGNTPDSGFDCSGLIGYVYRDAAGISLPRSTREMIGMRAPDVGKEALQSGDLIFFATNGGSQVSHAGIYVGEGRFVHAPATGGTVKLDSLSKAYWQKAYLGAKRVLQPEHLARNP, via the coding sequence ATGTCGACGTCGGCCCGCCTCGCTCTCATGTTCCTTGCCGCGCTGCTCAGCGCCTGCGCCAGCCGCACTCCGCCGCCAGCACCCGTGCGGGCTCCAGTGGTCTTCGCCCCCTCGCAAGCCTTTTCCCCGGCCGCCGAAGATGTGCTTTTTCGGGCGCTGGGCCTGGTGGGGACGCCGTATCGCTGGGGGGGTAACACGCCGGATTCGGGTTTCGATTGCAGCGGCCTGATTGGCTATGTCTACCGCGATGCGGCGGGCATTTCCCTGCCGCGTTCCACGCGGGAAATGATCGGCATGCGCGCCCCGGATGTCGGTAAGGAAGCCTTGCAGTCCGGTGACTTGATTTTCTTCGCCACCAACGGCGGCTCCCAAGTCAGCCATGCCGGGATCTATGTAGGCGAGGGCCGTTTCGTCCATGCACCGGCCACCGGTGGCACGGTCAAGCTCGATAGCCTGTCCAAGGCCTATTGGCAGAAGGCTTACCTGGGCGCCAAGCGGGTGCTGCAGCCGGAGCATCTGGCGCGTAATCCCTGA
- a CDS encoding C40 family peptidase — MLNRFAPLVPLALVTLLFGCAAHSPVSQQAPQPQVRNSVTAQSSSVAFQEEMASDKELAAFAGSKPYQLPVLADSILERGMSLIGTRYRFGGTSEAGFDCSGFIGYLFREEAGMNLPRSTREMINVNAPLVARNQLEPGDLLFFSTNGRRGRVSHAGIYLGDNQFIHSSSRRSGGVRIDSLGDSYWNKTFIEAKRALAMAPTVVTARK; from the coding sequence ATGCTAAATCGCTTCGCACCCCTCGTGCCTCTCGCACTCGTTACCCTGTTGTTCGGTTGCGCTGCCCACTCTCCAGTGTCCCAGCAAGCGCCACAACCACAGGTCAGGAACTCCGTTACCGCCCAGTCTTCCTCCGTTGCGTTCCAGGAAGAAATGGCCTCCGACAAAGAGCTGGCAGCTTTCGCCGGCAGCAAGCCTTATCAGCTTCCAGTGTTGGCCGACAGCATTCTGGAGCGTGGCATGTCGTTGATCGGTACCCGGTACCGTTTTGGCGGTACCTCTGAAGCCGGCTTCGATTGCAGCGGTTTCATCGGCTATCTGTTCCGCGAAGAGGCCGGCATGAACCTGCCGCGTTCCACGCGGGAAATGATCAACGTGAACGCTCCGCTGGTTGCGCGCAACCAACTGGAACCCGGTGACCTGCTGTTCTTCAGCACCAACGGTCGTCGCGGTCGTGTCAGTCACGCCGGTATCTACCTGGGTGACAACCAGTTCATCCATTCCAGCAGCCGCCGCAGCGGTGGCGTGCGAATCGATAGCCTGGGCGACAGCTACTGGAACAAGACTTTCATCGAAGCCAAGCGCGCCCTCGCCATGGCCCCGACTGTGGTCACTGCCCGCAAGTAA
- the hda gene encoding DnaA regulatory inactivator Hda, translated as MKPIQLPLGVRLRDDATFINYYPGANAAALGYVERLCEADAGWTESLIYLWGKDGVGRTHLLQAACLRFEQLGEPAVYLPLAELLDRGVEILDNLEQYELVCLDDLQAVAGKSDWEEALFHLFNRLRDSGRRLLIAASTSPRELPVKLADLKSRLTLALIFQMRPLSDEDKLRALQLRASRRGLHLTDEVGHFILTRGTRSMSALFELLERLDQASLQAQRKLTIPFLKETLGW; from the coding sequence ATGAAACCGATTCAGCTGCCCCTAGGTGTGCGTCTGCGTGATGACGCTACCTTTATCAATTACTATCCAGGCGCTAATGCCGCTGCACTCGGCTATGTCGAGCGGCTCTGCGAAGCCGACGCCGGCTGGACCGAAAGCCTGATTTATCTGTGGGGCAAGGACGGGGTAGGGCGCACGCACCTGTTGCAGGCGGCTTGCCTGCGGTTCGAGCAGTTGGGCGAACCGGCCGTGTATCTGCCGCTGGCTGAATTGCTGGATCGCGGTGTTGAAATCCTCGACAACCTTGAACAGTACGAGCTGGTCTGCCTGGACGATCTCCAGGCGGTGGCCGGCAAGTCCGATTGGGAAGAAGCGCTGTTCCATCTGTTCAATCGGTTGCGCGACAGCGGTCGGCGGTTGCTGATCGCCGCATCGACGTCGCCGCGAGAGTTGCCGGTGAAGCTGGCGGACCTCAAGTCCCGTCTCACCCTGGCGCTGATTTTCCAGATGCGTCCACTTTCCGACGAAGACAAACTCCGTGCCCTACAGCTGCGTGCTTCCCGACGTGGCCTGCACCTGACCGATGAAGTCGGGCATTTCATCCTCACCCGTGGCACCCGCAGCATGAGCGCGCTGTTCGAATTGCTCGAGCGCCTCGACCAAGCCTCCCTTCAAGCCCAGCGCAAGCTGACTATTCCTTTTTTGAAAGAAACTTTGGGCTGGTAA